A window from Candidatus Thiodiazotropha endoloripes encodes these proteins:
- the nspC gene encoding carboxynorspermidine decarboxylase — protein MSSEFESLPSPCYLLEAAKLRQNLQLIDRVQKASGCHIILALKGFAMWSTFPMVREYLSGCSASSYNEARLAKTHFGGHVHLYAPAYSETEFPELLPLAERISFNSLSQWQRFGDQALAAEKSCGLRVNPTINEVATDLYNPCDNQSRLGISVEQAAAGVPPGIEGLHVHALCESDSNATFRLIQAVEEKFAHWLPKLKWCNLGGGHLMTRKGYDVAALIEMLKGFRQRHPHLDIVLEPGSAIAWDTGPLVATVLDLIERGGVAIALLDVSATAHMPDVLEMPYRAEVRHGAEAGSRPYTYRLTGPTCLAGDIIGDYAFDQPLQLGERVIFEDMIHYTMVKTTQFNGVPHPAIAIRHEQGNIEIIKQFSYHDYERRLS, from the coding sequence ATGAGTAGTGAATTTGAATCACTGCCCTCGCCCTGCTACCTGCTCGAAGCTGCCAAACTGAGACAAAATCTCCAACTGATCGATCGGGTACAGAAGGCATCTGGCTGCCATATCATTCTGGCACTGAAGGGCTTTGCCATGTGGTCGACCTTCCCCATGGTGCGTGAGTATCTGTCGGGCTGTTCCGCCAGTTCCTACAATGAGGCGCGGCTGGCCAAAACCCACTTCGGCGGGCATGTTCATCTCTACGCCCCAGCCTACTCTGAAACGGAGTTTCCCGAGTTGCTGCCACTGGCCGAACGGATCAGTTTCAACTCCCTCTCCCAATGGCAACGATTCGGTGATCAGGCACTGGCCGCAGAAAAGTCCTGCGGTTTGCGAGTCAATCCAACCATTAATGAGGTGGCAACCGACCTCTACAATCCGTGTGATAATCAATCCAGGCTGGGTATCTCAGTGGAACAGGCCGCAGCGGGGGTACCACCCGGTATTGAAGGCCTGCATGTACACGCCTTGTGCGAATCCGACTCCAATGCGACTTTCAGACTGATCCAGGCGGTGGAAGAGAAGTTTGCTCACTGGCTGCCGAAGCTGAAGTGGTGCAATCTGGGTGGTGGCCATCTGATGACTCGCAAGGGTTACGATGTAGCGGCTCTGATCGAGATGTTAAAAGGTTTTCGGCAACGCCATCCACATTTGGATATTGTGCTTGAACCCGGCTCAGCCATCGCCTGGGATACAGGCCCGCTGGTCGCAACGGTACTGGATCTGATCGAGCGGGGCGGTGTCGCCATCGCATTGCTGGATGTCTCTGCTACCGCGCATATGCCCGATGTATTGGAGATGCCCTACCGGGCAGAAGTTCGCCATGGTGCTGAAGCGGGCAGCCGGCCTTATACCTATCGACTCACCGGCCCTACCTGTCTGGCCGGCGATATCATCGGGGATTACGCCTTTGATCAACCACTGCAGTTGGGTGAGCGGGTGATCTTTGAAGATATGATTCACTACACAATGGTCAAGACCACCCAGTTTAACGGTGTCCCACATCCGGCCATCGCGATTCGTCATGAACAGGGTAACATCGAAATCATCAAACAGTTCAGCTATCACGATTACGAGCGTCGTCTCTCATAA
- a CDS encoding saccharopine dehydrogenase family protein — protein MSRVLIIGAGGVGRVVTHKCAQVTEVFSEIWLASRTLSKCDQIASEIDSTTIQTAQVDADNVPELVELIKRVEPQLVINVALPYQDLTIMDACLETGMHYLDTANYEPPDEAKFEYKWQWAYQQRFQAAGLTALLGSGFDPGVTNVFIAYALKHHFDRIHQVDILDCNAGDHGYPFATNFNPEINIREVTANGRFYENGQWVETRPMEISRVFDFPQIGPRKMFLLYHEEMESLTKHIPVERMRFWMTFGESYLKHLEVIQNLGLDSIQPIEFQGQQIVPLQFLKALLPDPATLGPRTKGKTNIGCIIKGEKAGQPVSRYIYNVCDHQACYRETRAQGVSYTTGVPAMIGAKMILQGKWRKPGVWNMEQYDPDPFMADLNRYGLPWQDQEFDIDIDTLPVDE, from the coding sequence ATGAGTCGAGTCTTGATAATCGGTGCAGGCGGCGTTGGCAGAGTCGTCACTCACAAGTGTGCCCAGGTCACTGAGGTTTTCAGTGAAATCTGGCTGGCCAGCCGAACCCTTTCCAAGTGTGATCAGATAGCCAGTGAGATCGATTCCACGACGATACAGACCGCCCAGGTGGACGCGGACAATGTGCCGGAGCTGGTCGAACTGATCAAACGGGTTGAGCCCCAGCTTGTCATCAATGTCGCTCTGCCCTATCAGGATCTGACCATCATGGATGCCTGTCTCGAGACCGGCATGCACTATCTCGATACGGCCAACTACGAGCCACCGGACGAAGCGAAGTTCGAGTACAAATGGCAATGGGCCTACCAGCAGAGATTCCAGGCGGCGGGGCTGACCGCCCTGCTCGGTTCCGGTTTCGATCCCGGCGTCACCAACGTGTTCATTGCGTATGCGCTGAAACACCATTTCGACCGCATACATCAGGTGGATATTCTCGACTGCAATGCAGGCGATCACGGCTATCCGTTCGCCACCAATTTCAATCCGGAGATCAACATCCGGGAGGTCACCGCCAACGGTCGCTTCTATGAAAACGGTCAATGGGTTGAAACCAGACCGATGGAGATCTCCCGGGTATTCGATTTCCCGCAGATCGGCCCGCGCAAGATGTTCCTGCTCTACCATGAAGAGATGGAATCTCTGACCAAACATATTCCGGTAGAGCGGATGCGCTTCTGGATGACCTTCGGTGAAAGCTATCTGAAACATCTCGAAGTGATCCAGAACCTTGGACTGGACAGCATCCAGCCGATCGAGTTTCAGGGACAGCAGATCGTACCCTTGCAGTTTCTCAAGGCACTGCTGCCGGATCCGGCTACCCTGGGGCCCCGCACCAAAGGAAAAACCAATATCGGCTGCATCATCAAGGGTGAAAAGGCGGGCCAGCCTGTCAGCCGCTATATCTACAATGTCTGTGACCATCAGGCCTGTTATCGGGAGACCCGGGCCCAGGGTGTCTCCTATACCACCGGTGTACCGGCAATGATCGGCGCCAAGATGATTCTGCAAGGCAAGTGGCGCAAGCCCGGTGTGTGGAATATGGAGCAGTACGATCCGGATCCCTTCATGGCAGATCTCAACCGTTATGGCCTGCCCTGGCAGGACCAGGAATTTGACATCGATATCGACACGTTGCCTGTTGATGAGTAG
- the lptG gene encoding LPS export ABC transporter permease LptG has protein sequence MITTLDRYIGRSVLTGVLAVMLLLLVLIGFFEVVAELEDVERGYTTGKAYSYVFLGLPRYIYELFPVATLLGSLIGLGILAGNSELMAMRAAGISIARIVSSVLKAGLLILAAVIWVGEYLAPLTEQQAQRMKMEALSDQISLKTRYGFWSRDDNTFINIRQVLPDAQLADVSLYEYDGASRLLRAIYAERASYESDGWVLHAVSVSRFSDQRIQVSQQKKLTWQTQLEPASLDVLTVKPHMLAAWDLWRYIDYLRNNGQASVSYEVAFWGKLAAPLVTLVMLLLSIPFVFGSLRSVSVGQRVFVGAMLGIVFYLLNRAFSYMAVVYSFNALFATALPLLFFMGLAWWMFRRVP, from the coding sequence ATGATCACTACCCTGGATCGCTACATCGGAAGATCGGTACTCACCGGTGTGCTGGCGGTGATGTTACTGCTGCTGGTGCTGATCGGCTTTTTTGAGGTAGTGGCCGAGCTGGAGGATGTTGAGCGTGGTTATACCACCGGCAAGGCCTACAGCTATGTGTTTCTGGGACTACCCCGATACATCTATGAGTTGTTTCCGGTGGCGACCCTGCTCGGCAGCCTGATCGGGCTGGGAATTCTGGCGGGTAATTCGGAGTTGATGGCGATGCGCGCCGCCGGGATCTCCATCGCCAGGATCGTCTCATCGGTATTGAAGGCAGGATTGCTGATTCTTGCCGCGGTGATCTGGGTTGGCGAGTATCTGGCCCCACTCACGGAACAGCAAGCGCAACGCATGAAGATGGAGGCGCTCTCCGATCAAATCAGTCTGAAGACCCGCTACGGGTTCTGGTCCCGTGACGACAACACCTTCATCAACATCCGTCAGGTGTTGCCGGATGCGCAACTGGCCGATGTCTCTCTGTATGAATACGACGGTGCTTCCCGCCTACTCCGTGCGATCTATGCTGAACGGGCAAGCTATGAGTCTGACGGCTGGGTCTTGCATGCTGTCTCGGTAAGTCGGTTTAGCGATCAACGCATCCAGGTCAGCCAGCAAAAAAAGCTCACCTGGCAGACCCAACTGGAACCGGCTTCTCTTGATGTATTGACGGTGAAACCCCATATGCTCGCTGCCTGGGACCTGTGGCGCTACATCGACTATCTGCGAAACAATGGGCAGGCATCGGTCAGTTATGAAGTTGCCTTCTGGGGCAAGCTCGCCGCACCTCTGGTCACCCTGGTGATGCTGTTGCTGAGCATCCCTTTCGTGTTCGGATCTCTACGCAGTGTCAGTGTGGGACAGCGGGTATTCGTCGGAGCGATGCTGGGGATTGTGTTCTACCTGCTCAACCGGGCCTTCTCCTATATGGCTGTGGTTTACTCGTTTAATGCCCTGTTCGCCACCGCTTTACCGCTGCTGTTCTTCATGGGATTGGCCTGGTGGATGTTCCGACGGGTGCCTTAG
- the lptF gene encoding LPS export ABC transporter permease LptF yields the protein MITLIDRYLLREVLKAMSAILLVLTLILSSNSFIKLLKEVATGELHAELLAQALALQMVVYFSRLIPPAFFFAVLYVVGRMYRDSEMVALESCGIGGMRIYRSMVLVVVPVALITGWLSLYVTPWAGRLSAELLSSQQGQAMELAGISAGRFNEYSQGDLVLYVESLDSDERRMQKVFVQQRREGALTLVSAKRGYQRIDNNTGDRYLVLEDGLRYAGIPGQADYQVSEFDEYALLIKASSGGEAKVTRRSLSSYDLLLSDSIKDRAEFQVRLSQVLGLLVFALLSLPLSRTLPRQGPFGRLVFAFVLYTVYLSLQGAAENWMIHARTPEWLGIWWVHLTLAVVGLLMLLPDTPPIRRLRRRLRSQPA from the coding sequence TTGATCACACTGATCGATCGCTATCTGCTGCGCGAGGTATTGAAGGCGATGTCGGCGATCCTGCTGGTGTTGACCCTGATCCTCTCCAGTAACAGCTTCATCAAGCTGCTCAAGGAGGTCGCCACAGGCGAGCTGCATGCGGAACTGCTTGCTCAGGCCCTGGCACTGCAAATGGTGGTCTACTTCTCCCGACTGATCCCGCCGGCATTCTTTTTTGCCGTGCTCTATGTGGTGGGCAGAATGTACCGGGACAGCGAGATGGTGGCCTTGGAGTCCTGTGGCATCGGTGGCATGCGGATCTACCGATCCATGGTCCTGGTGGTCGTGCCGGTGGCACTGATCACCGGCTGGCTCTCGCTCTATGTCACTCCCTGGGCCGGCCGCCTGAGCGCCGAACTGCTCAGCAGCCAGCAGGGGCAGGCGATGGAGCTGGCCGGGATCAGTGCCGGTCGTTTCAACGAATACAGTCAGGGAGATCTGGTGCTCTATGTGGAATCCCTGGACAGTGATGAGCGCCGCATGCAGAAGGTTTTCGTACAACAGCGCCGGGAGGGTGCATTGACCCTGGTGAGCGCGAAACGGGGATATCAACGGATCGACAATAATACCGGTGACCGCTATCTGGTGCTGGAGGATGGGCTGCGCTATGCCGGCATACCTGGACAGGCTGACTATCAGGTCAGTGAGTTTGATGAGTATGCACTGCTGATCAAGGCCTCATCCGGTGGAGAGGCGAAAGTGACCCGCAGATCCCTCTCCAGTTACGATCTGCTCCTCTCGGATTCAATCAAGGATCGGGCTGAATTCCAGGTTCGCCTCTCCCAGGTGCTGGGTCTGTTGGTGTTTGCCCTGTTGAGCCTCCCCCTGAGCCGGACTCTGCCAAGACAGGGCCCCTTTGGCCGGCTGGTGTTCGCCTTTGTGCTCTACACCGTCTACCTGAGCCTGCAGGGCGCTGCGGAAAACTGGATGATCCATGCCCGCACACCGGAGTGGCTGGGTATCTGGTGGGTCCATCTGACTCTGGCGGTCGTCGGCCTGCTGATGCTGTTGCCCGATACGCCGCCGATTCGCCGTTTGCGGCGCCGTCTTAGGAGTCAGCCGGCATGA
- a CDS encoding leucyl aminopeptidase, whose product MEYSIKTGDLTKQRTACLILGVFAKRQLSPSALLVDRASKGHLKEILKRGDMNGESGQQLMLYDVPGIQAERVLLLGLGKASELNRKRYMKALTASIKSLNDGHAIEAVWGLCDVAVSNIPEAGIVRETIIQSEESLYQFAETKSTVKKRQRPLKRLAVWLADRRQLKTAQKGLQQGKAIAKGIKLTKDLGNLPGNYCTPTYLADQAKKLGRSHAKLKVQVLEEKQMEKLGMGALLSVSRGSRQPAKLIIMNYQGGKADAKPVVLVGKGLTFDAGGISLKPAAAMDEMKYDMCGGASVFGTMMACLEMDLPINLIGVVPSSENLPDGDANKPGDVVTSMSGQTIEVLNTDAEGRLILCDALTYSERFNPATVVDIATLTGACIVALGNQASGLMANNEALAEELLDAGSSCGDRAWQLPLWDEYQEQLDSNFADMANIGGKGAGTITAACFLSRYTKKFKWAHLDIAGTAWRSGAAKGATGRPVPLLTRFLMGRCGL is encoded by the coding sequence ATGGAATACAGCATCAAAACCGGTGACCTGACCAAACAACGCACTGCCTGTTTGATTCTGGGGGTATTTGCCAAGCGGCAACTCTCGCCTTCAGCACTGCTGGTGGATAGAGCCAGCAAAGGCCATCTCAAGGAGATTCTCAAGCGGGGAGACATGAATGGTGAGAGCGGTCAGCAGTTGATGCTTTATGATGTACCGGGGATTCAAGCGGAGCGGGTACTGCTGCTCGGGCTGGGTAAAGCATCCGAGTTGAATCGCAAGCGCTATATGAAGGCTCTCACAGCCAGTATAAAAAGTCTCAATGATGGGCATGCCATCGAGGCTGTCTGGGGTCTGTGCGACGTTGCGGTGAGTAATATCCCCGAGGCCGGTATCGTGCGCGAAACCATCATCCAGTCTGAAGAGAGTCTGTATCAGTTCGCAGAGACCAAAAGCACCGTCAAAAAGCGCCAGAGGCCACTCAAACGGCTGGCTGTCTGGCTCGCTGACAGACGTCAGCTGAAAACGGCGCAGAAGGGCCTGCAGCAGGGTAAAGCCATTGCCAAAGGCATCAAACTGACCAAGGATCTGGGCAATCTGCCCGGCAACTACTGCACTCCCACATACCTGGCGGATCAGGCGAAAAAACTGGGCCGCTCCCATGCCAAGCTGAAGGTGCAGGTGCTGGAAGAGAAACAGATGGAGAAACTCGGTATGGGAGCCCTGCTTTCCGTCTCTCGGGGCAGCCGTCAGCCTGCGAAACTGATCATCATGAACTACCAGGGCGGTAAAGCGGATGCCAAGCCGGTGGTACTGGTCGGCAAGGGACTCACCTTCGATGCTGGTGGCATCTCGCTCAAGCCGGCAGCGGCGATGGATGAGATGAAGTATGACATGTGTGGTGGTGCATCCGTCTTCGGCACCATGATGGCCTGCCTTGAGATGGATCTGCCGATCAACCTGATCGGGGTGGTTCCCAGTTCCGAAAATCTGCCGGATGGGGATGCCAACAAACCGGGGGATGTGGTTACCAGTATGTCCGGACAGACCATCGAAGTGCTCAATACAGATGCGGAAGGACGGCTGATCCTCTGCGATGCTCTGACCTACAGTGAGCGTTTCAATCCGGCCACAGTCGTCGATATCGCCACCCTGACCGGTGCCTGTATCGTTGCCCTGGGCAATCAGGCCTCCGGTTTGATGGCGAATAACGAGGCGCTGGCGGAGGAGTTGCTGGATGCCGGCTCATCCTGTGGTGACCGGGCCTGGCAACTGCCTCTCTGGGATGAATACCAGGAGCAGCTCGACAGCAACTTTGCCGACATGGCCAATATCGGCGGCAAGGGTGCCGGTACCATTACCGCAGCCTGTTTTCTCTCCCGCTACACCAAGAAGTTCAAGTGGGCTCATCTGGATATCGCCGGTACTGCCTGGCGTTCAGGTGCAGCGAAAGGGGCCACGGGTCGTCCGGTTCCCCTGCTGACACGCTTTCTGATGGGGCGTTGCGGATTATGA
- a CDS encoding DNA polymerase III subunit chi, with product MTQIDFYVLDEGSRGNRFTLTCRLCEKIYHQGRRILIHTESEDETRHMERLLWTFRQGSFVPHGIAEHCDHRVTPVIISHQQEAGEEQDVLINLGREVPNFFSRFQRVAEIIDQEPPVVTAGRERFKFYRDRGYPLNKHDIR from the coding sequence ATGACACAGATTGACTTTTATGTACTTGATGAAGGCTCCAGGGGTAATCGTTTCACCTTGACCTGCCGGTTGTGTGAAAAGATCTATCACCAGGGACGCCGTATTCTCATCCATACTGAAAGTGAAGATGAGACAAGACACATGGAGCGTCTGCTCTGGACCTTTCGCCAGGGCAGTTTCGTGCCCCATGGAATTGCCGAGCATTGTGATCACCGTGTCACTCCGGTCATTATCAGTCATCAGCAGGAAGCTGGAGAAGAGCAGGATGTATTGATAAATTTAGGCCGAGAGGTGCCAAACTTTTTCAGCCGCTTCCAGCGGGTTGCTGAAATCATCGACCAGGAGCCACCCGTAGTGACGGCGGGCCGGGAGAGATTCAAATTCTACCGCGACCGGGGTTATCCGTTGAACAAACACGATATCAGATAG
- a CDS encoding VOC family protein, with amino-acid sequence MKIIQLDHLVLTVRDIQMSCDFYTRILGMQLVEFAGGRKALRFGSQKINLHQHHKEFEPKAALPTPGSADLCFLTDVPLNEVAAHLKQNQVEIIEGPVERTGAEWPILSIYLSDPDGNLLEIANRK; translated from the coding sequence ATGAAAATCATCCAACTCGACCATCTGGTACTGACCGTCAGAGATATCCAAATGAGTTGCGACTTTTACACGCGCATATTGGGTATGCAGCTGGTGGAGTTTGCCGGTGGCAGAAAAGCCCTCAGGTTTGGATCACAGAAAATCAATCTGCATCAGCATCATAAAGAGTTCGAACCCAAAGCGGCCTTACCAACACCAGGCTCAGCCGATCTCTGTTTTCTGACCGATGTGCCATTGAATGAAGTGGCTGCTCATCTGAAGCAGAATCAGGTTGAGATCATCGAAGGGCCGGTGGAACGAACCGGCGCTGAATGGCCAATTCTATCAATCTACCTGAGTGATCCTGATGGCAATCTTCTGGAGATTGCGAACCGGAAATGA
- a CDS encoding putative bifunctional diguanylate cyclase/phosphodiesterase, whose translation MKALINKHPIYVTLGIIIISAVAIISVLQSTYSYLSTKHRIENEMRESVERSIISLNKNIATYLSSYAVNEYQKLVTNELERRNSFAIVVEDYNMGTIMGVKAYVSGKIRDDQWRPTDFNPNSTQQNRKLEQAYYSFRQSIVSPGGEELGAITIYISDHELRMELREIVVGNLVNTISISLLLIISLFVSIRLRLLKPIAEIAEVISHADKEGIPHENVPCAGPQEITTLSKTMNRMIDTIRNSRSELITKQTELEEEKERFKLAIDGANDGLWDWNLKTNEVYHSPRFETMLGYQVGELPNSIECWSELLHPEDTEQAHRRVKEYLGTKGEGRYENTFRMRTKSGDWRWITGRGKALFDETGTAVRFVGFNTDITKLIMQQKELRHQRDTLQFQASHDALTDLANRTLFTYQLEQGIDKAVRDNSKLALLFIDLDHFKEINDSLGHRTGDEVLKTVTLRLKQTVRAKDAIARLGGDEFTILIEDLKQDQDASRLAEKIQHKLSNPIIVDNHELYITISIGISIYPDNGKTSKDLLKNADAAMYKAKSEGRNNFQYYSAEMTAQAFERVQMETRLRMAIENDEFVVFYQPQFNGVSNRLVGMEALVRWQDPSLGLIFPSQFIPIAESTGLIVEIDRLVMKKAVAQFSEWYRKGLQPGTLSLNLSMRQLQRKDLVEFLLASLEGADCSPEWLEMEITEGHVMENPEEAIKVLSKIDSIGIKLALDDFGTGYSSLSYLKRLPITKLKIDRSFIKDLPNDTEDKAISKAVIALAKSLDLEILAEGVETIDQIEFLVENGCEVFQGFFYSKPIPVSEMEAYLEKKTWIDAEPSFV comes from the coding sequence ATGAAAGCGCTGATCAACAAGCATCCAATTTATGTAACGCTTGGCATCATTATTATTTCAGCCGTAGCTATCATATCGGTTTTGCAATCAACTTACTCTTATCTCTCGACCAAGCATCGAATTGAGAACGAAATGAGAGAGAGTGTTGAGCGCAGTATCATCTCCCTGAATAAGAATATCGCCACCTATCTCTCATCCTATGCTGTAAACGAGTACCAGAAGCTCGTCACAAATGAGCTTGAACGGCGTAACAGCTTCGCGATAGTCGTTGAAGATTACAATATGGGCACCATCATGGGGGTGAAAGCCTATGTAAGCGGTAAAATACGAGATGACCAGTGGCGGCCTACTGACTTCAATCCGAACAGCACACAACAGAACAGAAAGCTTGAACAAGCTTATTACTCATTTCGGCAATCCATTGTCAGCCCGGGAGGCGAAGAGCTGGGAGCGATAACCATCTACATTTCCGATCATGAATTAAGGATGGAACTGCGTGAAATCGTAGTCGGCAATCTAGTCAATACAATCTCAATTTCCCTTCTGCTGATCATTTCGTTATTTGTATCCATTCGACTCCGCTTGCTAAAGCCGATAGCTGAGATTGCAGAGGTCATCAGTCATGCAGACAAAGAGGGTATACCGCATGAAAACGTTCCCTGTGCAGGCCCTCAGGAGATCACAACATTGTCGAAGACAATGAATAGAATGATCGATACGATCAGAAATTCGAGATCGGAACTTATAACCAAGCAAACTGAACTGGAAGAAGAGAAAGAGCGGTTCAAATTGGCAATTGATGGTGCCAATGATGGCCTATGGGACTGGAACCTCAAGACCAATGAGGTATACCATTCACCCCGTTTCGAGACCATGCTTGGATATCAGGTCGGCGAACTGCCCAATTCAATTGAGTGCTGGTCAGAGTTACTGCATCCTGAAGATACCGAACAGGCTCATCGCCGGGTTAAAGAGTACCTTGGCACTAAAGGAGAAGGAAGATACGAAAACACATTTCGTATGCGAACAAAAAGTGGTGATTGGCGTTGGATTACAGGACGCGGAAAAGCGCTGTTTGATGAGACAGGAACTGCCGTACGCTTTGTTGGATTCAACACGGATATCACCAAACTCATAATGCAGCAAAAAGAACTGCGGCATCAAAGAGATACTCTACAATTTCAGGCAAGCCATGATGCCTTGACAGACCTCGCTAACCGTACCTTATTTACCTACCAGCTTGAGCAGGGTATTGATAAGGCGGTTCGTGACAACTCCAAGCTTGCTCTGTTGTTTATCGACCTCGACCATTTCAAGGAAATCAATGACTCATTAGGGCATAGGACAGGCGATGAAGTCCTGAAAACAGTTACGCTTCGCCTTAAACAGACAGTTCGTGCTAAGGATGCAATCGCAAGGCTCGGTGGAGATGAATTTACTATTCTAATTGAAGACCTTAAACAAGATCAGGACGCTTCCAGGCTAGCTGAAAAGATTCAACACAAGCTGTCAAATCCAATAATCGTGGATAACCATGAACTCTACATCACCATCAGTATCGGTATCAGTATCTATCCCGACAATGGAAAGACATCCAAGGACCTACTGAAGAATGCCGATGCCGCCATGTATAAGGCAAAAAGCGAAGGGCGGAATAATTTTCAATATTACAGTGCCGAGATGACTGCGCAGGCCTTCGAGAGAGTACAAATGGAGACCAGATTGCGCATGGCAATAGAGAACGATGAATTCGTGGTCTTTTATCAACCCCAGTTTAACGGCGTGAGCAACAGACTTGTAGGCATGGAGGCGTTGGTGCGCTGGCAAGACCCCTCCCTGGGCCTGATTTTCCCATCTCAGTTCATCCCGATTGCTGAATCGACTGGATTGATCGTGGAAATCGACCGACTGGTCATGAAAAAGGCCGTAGCGCAATTCTCAGAATGGTATCGTAAAGGTCTGCAGCCTGGCACGCTGTCGCTCAATCTGAGCATGCGACAACTCCAAAGAAAAGATCTGGTGGAGTTTCTCCTGGCGAGTTTAGAGGGAGCCGATTGTAGTCCCGAATGGTTGGAAATGGAAATCACCGAAGGTCATGTAATGGAAAATCCGGAAGAGGCCATAAAAGTTCTAAGTAAAATCGATAGCATCGGCATCAAGTTGGCACTGGACGACTTCGGTACAGGCTACTCGTCCCTCTCGTATCTAAAGAGACTTCCAATCACCAAACTCAAAATCGACCGCTCATTTATCAAAGACTTGCCTAATGACACGGAGGATAAAGCGATTTCTAAAGCGGTGATTGCCTTAGCTAAAAGTCTTGACCTGGAAATACTTGCCGAGGGCGTCGAGACCATAGACCAGATAGAGTTCTTGGTAGAAAACGGTTGTGAGGTTTTCCAGGGATTCTTCTATTCCAAGCCCATCCCGGTCAGTGAGATGGAGGCTTACTTAGAAAAAAAAACCTGGATAGATGCAGAACCTTCGTTTGTTTGA